A window of Myxococcales bacterium contains these coding sequences:
- a CDS encoding citrate synthase produces the protein MTEKVEIKIKDATFEAPVVTGSENERAIDIGNLRAKTGLVTIDPAFMNTASTKSAITFLDGEQGILRYRGYPIEQLAEHCEFIEVAYLLIFGDLPNEKELSRWRTLLTRHSLIHEDMKHFFDGFPSTAHPMAVLSSMVCSLSTYYPEEVDFANKEQLEITYARLISKIRTIAAFAYKKSIGQPFVYPRNDLKYCANFLNMMFSVPAEPYTVDPEIEKVMNLLLILHADHEQNCSTSTVRLVGSSRANIFASMAAGILALWGPLHGGANQEVIEMLEAIQKDGGDVTKYVALAKDKNSSFRLMGFGHRVYKNFDPRAKIIKAAADKVLSSLGVHDPLLDIAKQLEEAALKDPYFVERKLYPNVDFYSGIIYRALGFPTNMFTVLFALGRLPGWVSHWKEMMEDTSTKIGRPRQIYTGATARDFVPLEKRP, from the coding sequence GTGACCGAGAAGGTAGAGATCAAGATCAAGGATGCGACGTTCGAGGCCCCGGTCGTCACCGGGAGCGAGAACGAGCGCGCGATCGACATCGGGAACCTGCGCGCCAAGACGGGCCTCGTCACCATCGACCCGGCGTTCATGAACACCGCGTCGACGAAGAGCGCCATCACCTTCCTCGACGGCGAGCAGGGCATCTTGCGCTACCGCGGCTACCCGATCGAGCAGCTCGCCGAGCACTGCGAGTTCATCGAGGTGGCGTACCTGCTCATCTTCGGCGACCTGCCGAACGAGAAGGAGCTCTCGCGCTGGCGCACGCTCCTCACGCGCCACTCGCTCATCCACGAGGACATGAAGCACTTCTTCGACGGCTTCCCGTCGACGGCCCACCCGATGGCGGTGCTCTCCTCGATGGTCTGCTCGCTCTCGACGTACTACCCCGAAGAGGTCGACTTCGCGAACAAGGAGCAGCTCGAGATCACGTACGCGCGCCTCATCTCGAAGATCCGCACGATCGCGGCGTTCGCGTACAAAAAGTCGATCGGCCAGCCGTTCGTCTACCCGCGCAACGATCTCAAGTACTGCGCGAACTTCCTCAACATGATGTTCAGCGTGCCGGCCGAGCCCTACACGGTCGACCCGGAGATCGAGAAGGTCATGAACCTCCTCCTCATCCTGCACGCCGACCACGAGCAGAACTGCTCGACGTCCACGGTGCGCCTCGTCGGCAGCTCGCGCGCGAACATCTTCGCGAGCATGGCCGCCGGCATCCTCGCCCTCTGGGGCCCGCTCCACGGCGGCGCCAACCAAGAGGTCATCGAGATGCTCGAGGCCATCCAGAAGGACGGCGGCGACGTCACCAAGTACGTCGCCCTCGCGAAGGACAAGAACTCGTCCTTCCGCCTCATGGGCTTCGGCCACCGCGTCTACAAGAACTTCGACCCGCGCGCGAAGATCATCAAGGCCGCGGCCGACAAGGTGCTCTCGTCGCTCGGCGTGCACGACCCGCTGCTCGACATCGCGAAGCAGCTCGAAGAGGCGGCCCTCAAGGACCCGTACTTCGTCGAGCGGAAGCTCTACCCGAACGTCGACTTCTACTCGGGCATCATCTACCGCGCGCTCGGCTTCCCCACGAACATGTTCACCGTGCTCTTCGCCCTCGGCCGCCTGCCGGGCTGGGTGTCGCACTGGAAAGAGATGATGGAAGACACGAGCACCAAGATCGGCCGCCCGCGCCAGATCTACACGGGCGCCACGGCGCGCGACTTCGTGCCGCTCGAGAAGCGCCCCTGA
- the trpS gene encoding tryptophan--tRNA ligase, producing MTAPSTPRPRILTGDTPTGRLHIGHWVGSLENRVRLQDDYECFFLLANMHAFTTRADRPDDIRRDTLEIAKDWLAAGIDPERSTLVLQTEIPAIAELSWYFAMLLPFNRVMRNPTLKTEIELKDLGDRYSFGFPLYAVGQCADILAFRPELIPVGEDQVAHIEMCREVARRFNWTYTKVAPEMPDEEHLPNGGVFGIPQALVGRIGRLPGTDGKNKMSKSLGNVIYLTDSTKEVKKKLGQLYTGRQSMTEPGDITNALFTYVRAFIKDEAKVKELEDRYSRGDNIGDGHVKADIAAALEETLAPMRERRAALEGEKGDARVLEILRAHTDRANRVAEETLYLAKQAMRLDYGLRDLRMRP from the coding sequence GTGACCGCTCCTTCTACGCCTCGCCCTCGCATCCTCACCGGTGACACGCCCACGGGCCGCCTCCACATCGGCCACTGGGTCGGGTCGCTCGAGAACCGCGTTCGCCTGCAAGACGACTACGAGTGTTTCTTCTTGCTCGCGAACATGCACGCCTTCACGACGCGCGCCGATCGCCCCGACGACATCCGCAGGGACACGCTCGAGATCGCGAAGGACTGGCTCGCCGCGGGCATCGATCCAGAGCGCTCGACGCTCGTCTTGCAGACCGAGATCCCCGCGATCGCCGAGCTCTCGTGGTACTTCGCGATGCTGCTCCCGTTCAACCGGGTCATGCGAAACCCCACGCTCAAGACCGAGATCGAGCTCAAGGATCTCGGCGATCGGTACAGCTTCGGCTTCCCGCTCTACGCGGTCGGTCAGTGCGCCGACATCCTCGCGTTCCGCCCCGAGCTCATCCCGGTCGGCGAGGATCAGGTCGCGCACATCGAGATGTGCCGCGAGGTCGCGCGCAGGTTCAACTGGACGTACACGAAGGTCGCGCCCGAGATGCCCGACGAGGAGCACCTCCCGAACGGCGGCGTCTTCGGCATCCCGCAGGCGCTCGTGGGGCGCATCGGCCGCCTCCCCGGCACCGACGGGAAGAACAAAATGTCGAAGAGCCTCGGCAACGTCATCTACCTGACCGACTCCACCAAAGAGGTCAAAAAGAAGCTCGGGCAGCTCTACACGGGCCGCCAGTCGATGACCGAGCCGGGCGACATCACGAACGCCCTCTTCACCTACGTGCGCGCGTTCATCAAGGACGAAGCCAAGGTGAAGGAGCTCGAGGACCGCTACTCGCGCGGCGACAACATCGGCGACGGCCACGTCAAAGCCGACATCGCCGCCGCCCTCGAGGAGACGCTCGCCCCCATGCGTGAGCGGAGGGCCGCGCTCGAGGGCGAGAAGGGCGACGCGCGCGTGCTCGAGATCCTGCGCGCGCACACCGACCGCGCGAACCGCGTGGCCGAAGAGACGCTCTACTTGGCGAAGCAGGCCATGCGCCTCGACTACGGCCTGCGCGACCTCCGCATGCGCCCCTGA
- a CDS encoding uracil phosphoribosyltransferase encodes MVESAYATSRYRPLEIAHEYGPNVHLLDDPLAWTQLARLCARDTVQPEVGRLVRTLYEKLSEVMVAAEFPRERVAVPTRMVIKAPEAVYRGLAIDPNTQVVTIGIARAGTMPSQVVYELLNEVLDPAGVRQDHLFMSRATDADGKVVGATWHDAKIGRDVEDRILVFPDPMGATGSSLNSALTHYKTRLEGKPKKCITMHLIVTPEYIRNVLDKHPDTVIYALRLDRGLSPADVLATTPGKRWSEERGLDEHQYIVPGAGGVGEILNNAWV; translated from the coding sequence ATGGTCGAAAGTGCGTACGCCACGAGCCGCTACCGTCCCCTCGAGATCGCCCACGAGTACGGGCCCAACGTGCACCTGCTCGACGATCCGCTCGCGTGGACGCAGCTCGCCCGCCTCTGCGCGCGCGACACCGTCCAGCCCGAGGTCGGGCGGCTCGTGCGCACGCTCTACGAGAAGCTCTCCGAGGTGATGGTCGCGGCCGAGTTCCCGCGCGAGCGTGTGGCCGTGCCCACGCGCATGGTGATCAAAGCGCCCGAGGCCGTCTACCGCGGGCTCGCGATCGATCCCAACACGCAGGTGGTCACGATCGGCATCGCGCGCGCGGGCACCATGCCCTCGCAGGTCGTCTACGAGCTCTTGAACGAGGTCCTCGATCCCGCGGGGGTCCGGCAAGACCACCTCTTCATGTCCCGCGCGACCGACGCCGACGGGAAGGTGGTCGGCGCCACCTGGCACGACGCGAAGATCGGCCGCGACGTCGAGGACCGCATCTTGGTGTTCCCCGACCCGATGGGGGCCACGGGCTCTTCGCTCAACAGCGCGCTCACGCACTACAAAACGCGGCTCGAGGGCAAGCCCAAGAAGTGCATCACGATGCACCTCATCGTCACGCCCGAGTACATTCGCAACGTGCTCGACAAGCACCCCGACACGGTGATCTACGCGCTCCGCCTCGACCGCGGCCTCTCCCCGGCCGACGTGCTCGCTACCACGCCCGGCAAACGCTGGAGCGAAGAGCGCGGCCTCGACGAGCACCAGTACATCGTGCCCGGGGCAGGCGGCGTCGGAGAGATCCTCAACAACGCTTGGGTGTAG